The DNA segment CAGTTTTAAGGCTATCACCGGAGTCTGCCAGTCGATTATGTCTGAGTACGACAATTTGAAGGAGCAGATATCCTCGGATAAGCCTGACTTCATGCTGAATTCGCTGTTTATCAATACCTTCACCGACACTTTGTACAGACTCGAGAGGAAGGTCAATGTTTCTGTGCTCTCTCTGGTGCTCGACGTTTTCAGTGAACCTTTTGGATCGTTGAAAAAACTTGTCAAGATGTGCGGTTATAATCTGACTCCTGACAAGAGGAATAAGCAAGATTTGAAAGATTTTATTGAGGATTTGGATCAGGTGACTGATAAAGTCATGCAGGTGGGACTGTATGCCATTGCCTGCTGCAATGATATCAATCGAGTTACCaagataaaaaatcatatggCAAGTCTGGAGTCTCTGGAAGCCGAGCTGGTTCCCTCCATAATATCATTTTACCTCCACCCTGATAATGAGGAGAGACGAGTGAATGTCAAGTTATTTACGTCTCAGTGGCAATCAGATATGAATAAGCTGAGGAGTGCAATAGATCTGATCATTGATTCTTCTGCTTTCTGCCAGGTGGTCCTGGATGACTTGCAGGAGAGAGTTCAGGGGATGTCCGATGATCTTGACAATTGTCAGCCGATTACTCAGAGCCAAGTGCAGAGTATCGTGCAGAAGGCTTGCACTTTAGCCACCCAGATCACAGCCGCTGTTGATGATATTGGGAAGGACAAACTTGATAGACAGACCATTATGATGATTCGAGAGCTAAAAGCTGCTATCTTTGAGGCTGATACTGCATCCAAGAGTCTTTTGAAAGATAAACCGACTGCGCCACAGCAATTGAGAGTCATTAAAAGATGTGAACTATTGGTCAATGTTGTTAGGCGTTTGCAACCAGCCCTCATAGTCGTCATGAACTACTCTCAAAGGGCAACaggtttatttgaaaaaagcaGAAGCCATGATAAGTCCAGTTTCAATTTACCATCGAGTGTTCATGATCTACCAAGAGATGAAAAGACTCTAACCTTTATCAAGACACCCTACACCGTAAAGACCCATAAGCCGATTGTCTCCATCCAGTCCAAGGGAAGTATGAAGAAATCACAGGTTGGTCTCTCATGTTTGATCCCCTATATTGAGAAAGGACGAACCATGAGGATGGAGAGGACAATTATCATGTACACAACGCCAAAGACCCAGGGACACGAGAAGAACGATGAGAACAAGAATACAGAGGGtgataaaaattccaacagTCTGATGAGGAATTCGTCCTATGTTAGGCAGCATCTCTTCTCGAGGGATACCTTTGACAGCGATAGGGACTTGGATCTCGCCTCGGAGAGTTGGAACTTGACCGCAATTCTTGAACAATTGTCTAATTCGACGAGTTCCTTCTCGTCGGGAGACGGCCACAGTAGGAGTGAGGAAAATTCATCTTTTACAGATGAGAGGGTGAGCTCGTACTCGAGTAGTGGGGAAGGTGATGCACCTGCCGTTGTTGGGACTCCCGACAGTATTGGGGATATTCGACAAATTAATAAGAAAATTGAggtcttgaagacaaattaattgatttgtttttatttttatgtagtTAGTGTTTGGTAACTATTGAGATATTTGTGCTGTAATTATAATTCAGATTTT comes from the Diachasmimorpha longicaudata isolate KC_UGA_2023 chromosome 11, iyDiaLong2, whole genome shotgun sequence genome and includes:
- the LOC135167597 gene encoding serendipity locus protein alpha — encoded protein: MSIKTRKMNDLVDPIVVQVDKLGQLLEDNKNDPVDTASVKSILVSELSVLIDKLEQFESEYCDDSCNYKEMKNKITKVIQEFCAMSAPSILRHPDPKVTAVKFLEKLKSALRNLEDLECLELKRQVQHAMFYVQEMGEANEIEALENIKELGENLLNMLEPLQDYGKSLINKSLKEKLALYICQLCSAFAMLMNVIQFQHEIHLPLYSSKSYICERIYECLTRIIDIFEENNPEAEGKAERIDHFVYKMDVALDLMAGLSSKPQDEQILECKKLWIAMEDVFSHAMVIAQVCNPDSFKAITGVCQSIMSEYDNLKEQISSDKPDFMLNSLFINTFTDTLYRLERKVNVSVLSLVLDVFSEPFGSLKKLVKMCGYNLTPDKRNKQDLKDFIEDLDQVTDKVMQVGLYAIACCNDINRVTKIKNHMASLESLEAELVPSIISFYLHPDNEERRVNVKLFTSQWQSDMNKLRSAIDLIIDSSAFCQVVLDDLQERVQGMSDDLDNCQPITQSQVQSIVQKACTLATQITAAVDDIGKDKLDRQTIMMIRELKAAIFEADTASKSLLKDKPTAPQQLRVIKRCELLVNVVRRLQPALIVVMNYSQRATGLFEKSRSHDKSSFNLPSSVHDLPRDEKTLTFIKTPYTVKTHKPIVSIQSKGSMKKSQVGLSCLIPYIEKGRTMRMERTIIMYTTPKTQGHEKNDENKNTEGDKNSNSLMRNSSYVRQHLFSRDTFDSDRDLDLASESWNLTAILEQLSNSTSSFSSGDGHSRSEENSSFTDERVSSYSSSGEGDAPAVVGTPDSIGDIRQINKKIEVLKTN